One segment of Micromonospora parathelypteridis DNA contains the following:
- a CDS encoding acyl-CoA thioesterase, with protein MTEHLSAAPIGKPTSYSRVTLSKIMTAVDVNLYGTVHGGVLMKFVDDVAGAAAARHSGGTAVTAAIDEIVFSEAVRVGDLVHAHAQVNWTGQTSMEVGVRVVAERWDSAEDAPVRVATAYLVFVGVDVSGAPRVVRPVLPETAEDERRYKEAEIRRAHRLARRRAIQAHRAG; from the coding sequence ATGACTGAGCACCTCTCCGCCGCACCGATCGGCAAGCCGACGTCGTACTCCCGCGTCACGCTGAGCAAGATCATGACCGCCGTGGACGTGAACCTCTACGGCACCGTGCACGGCGGAGTTCTGATGAAGTTCGTCGACGACGTGGCGGGGGCCGCCGCCGCCCGGCACAGCGGCGGGACGGCCGTGACCGCGGCGATCGACGAGATCGTCTTCTCCGAGGCGGTCCGGGTCGGCGACCTCGTGCACGCGCACGCGCAGGTGAACTGGACCGGCCAGACCTCGATGGAGGTGGGCGTGCGGGTGGTCGCCGAGCGCTGGGACTCGGCCGAGGACGCGCCGGTCCGGGTGGCCACCGCGTACCTGGTCTTCGTCGGGGTGGACGTGAGTGGGGCGCCGCGGGTGGTCCGCCCGGTGCTGCCGGAGACGGCGGAGGACGAGCGCCGGTACAAGGAGGCCGAGATCCGACGGGCGCACCGCCTCGCCCGCCGCCGCGCCATCCAGGCCCACCGCGCCGGCTGA
- a CDS encoding glycosyltransferase family 4 protein has product MTAGRPPRVLIDATSVPADRGGVGRYVDGLLGALGKVCGSGVELAVVSLRTDLERYTRMLPGAEIIPAPAAVAHRPARLAWEQTGLPLLAQQVGADVLHSPFYTCPLRAGCPVTVTVHDATFFTEPEHYDKSRRTFFRSAIKTSLRRADRVIVPSKATRDELIRLLDADPTRIDVAYHGVDQAAFHAPTEEEKARVRARLGLGNSSYVAFLGAKEPRKNVPNLIRGWARAVADRADPPALVIAGGQGHDDDIDRAVAEVPSHLRLLRPGYLRYADLPGFLGGALVAAYPSYGEGFGLPILEAMACAAPVLTTPRLSLPEVGGDAVAYTSEDPEQIGTDLAALLDDEQRRLSLAKAGFDRAKEFTWESSAEVHIAAWSRARS; this is encoded by the coding sequence GTGACCGCCGGTCGCCCGCCCCGCGTGCTCATCGACGCCACGAGTGTCCCCGCCGACCGTGGTGGTGTCGGTCGCTACGTCGACGGTCTGCTCGGTGCCCTCGGCAAGGTGTGCGGGTCGGGGGTGGAGCTGGCGGTGGTCAGCCTCCGCACCGACCTGGAGCGTTACACCCGGATGCTTCCCGGGGCGGAGATCATCCCCGCTCCGGCCGCCGTGGCGCACCGCCCGGCCCGGCTCGCGTGGGAGCAGACCGGCCTGCCGCTGCTCGCCCAGCAGGTGGGCGCCGACGTGCTGCACTCGCCCTTCTACACCTGCCCGCTGCGGGCCGGGTGTCCGGTCACCGTCACCGTGCACGACGCGACGTTCTTCACCGAGCCGGAGCATTACGACAAGTCCCGCCGCACGTTCTTCCGCAGCGCCATCAAGACCTCGTTGCGTCGGGCCGACCGGGTGATCGTGCCCAGCAAGGCCACCCGGGACGAGCTGATCCGGCTGCTCGACGCCGACCCGACCCGGATCGACGTGGCCTACCACGGCGTCGACCAGGCTGCCTTCCACGCCCCGACCGAGGAGGAGAAGGCCCGCGTACGCGCCCGGCTGGGGCTGGGCAACAGCAGCTACGTCGCCTTCCTCGGTGCCAAGGAGCCACGTAAGAACGTGCCCAACCTGATCCGTGGTTGGGCGCGTGCGGTGGCCGATCGGGCGGACCCGCCGGCCCTGGTGATCGCCGGTGGGCAGGGGCACGACGACGACATCGACCGGGCGGTGGCCGAGGTCCCGTCGCACCTGCGCCTGCTACGCCCCGGCTACCTGCGCTACGCCGACCTGCCCGGTTTCCTCGGCGGTGCGCTCGTCGCCGCCTACCCGTCCTACGGGGAGGGATTCGGGCTGCCGATCCTGGAGGCGATGGCGTGCGCCGCCCCGGTGCTGACCACGCCCCGGCTCTCGTTGCCCGAGGTGGGTGGCGACGCGGTCGCGTACACGTCGGAGGACCCGGAGCAGATCGGCACCGACCTGGCCGCGCTGCTCGACGACGAGCAGCGGCGGTTGTCGCTGGCGAAGGCCGGATTCGACCGGGCCAAGGAGTTCACCTGGGAGTCCAGCGCCGAGGTGCACATCGCCGCCTGGAGTCGCGCCCGTTCGTGA
- a CDS encoding S8 family serine peptidase → MADGSLSPQVRDAEGRLTGFTSSREGGDTYVYPHGVLPYVGAGLLDKQLFNLSELLADGYDDAQRGQLPLIVTYGTAAARSRTASAPEGARDVRRLDSIQGAALTVERSETFWSSITGGGEMAARSTGNRLALVGGIAKIWLDGKVEADLADSTAQVGAPQVWASGNTGKGVDVAVLDTGIDTNHPDFAGQIAATESFVPGQTVKDVYGHGTHVASTLAGTGAASGGTEKGVAPGVRLHVGKVIGDDNAGQESWIISGMEWAVHDQHAKIVNMSLGADPTDGTDPMSVALNELSEETGALFVVSAGNAGPGPYTVGSPGSADAALTVGAVDSTDVLAGFSSQGPRIGDRALKPDITAPGVGVLAARSQDSAGEGWYRLGDGTSMAAPHVAGAAALLAAQHPDFTGKQLKEALVSTAKAVGGLNPYQGGNGRLDIAATTTASVVATTSADFGYPEWPTAPQGTVEREVRYTNLSDIAVTLDLAATVDGGPENLFTLSSRQITVPARGVTSVTVVTDFDRVPADNPFAGFLTATDASGAVRTRTALAVGREGVRHRLTFKARDRSGKPTGGDLLLLGQDNTVLQQQIDATGTLELRLPPGTYAAWLKTEVEGANGPNSRGLGVLPVPEISLDQDRTVNFDATKARRVTVDTPQESTLDGARIEVSRDFGGNLWTDGWFLDSAYDSVWVLPTDRKVTKGKFSFSTQWRTVQPALTVTAGGRDYDDLRVQRAGTPLPRGAQHLDAVFAGAGGNSGYASLNARGKAVVVRRNDAVPLDKQAAAAASAGARLLVVVNDGSGRLTPWPGSVWVPQDPPPVTVATLTRDEGEQLIARITHEKRVRLDVTSHPTTEYVYDLIRDYPGAIPADLAQRFTPRDLARVDMSLRNWRPGRALETRAGVTASGSLSGIDYHEVPARGERTDWVTAGTRWTTNVTVPDEQAQQTAPTAYRAGSVQEERWFGPVQRPRLLTTSTVFRGDGDAISALIPGWGDSGTAHEGSTSGNLAVDNTLRLYQGNKLVGEANRSQPMMSSQVLSPEPLPYRLVSENKRDGWAGPYSTATRTEWGFTSGRIEPGVLWWEPSLIQLDYAVDTDVDGKAKRDAELTVTALHLPTATEASAIRTVTVDVSYDDGVSWHDAKLKHKGDGWRTRIDAPRKADFVTLRTTARDARGNSVEQRITRAFGLR, encoded by the coding sequence ATGGCCGACGGAAGCCTCAGTCCTCAGGTGCGCGACGCCGAGGGCCGGCTGACCGGGTTCACCTCGTCCCGGGAGGGAGGGGACACCTACGTCTACCCGCACGGCGTGCTGCCGTACGTGGGCGCCGGGCTGCTCGACAAGCAGCTGTTCAACCTCTCGGAACTGCTGGCGGACGGGTACGACGACGCGCAGCGTGGTCAGCTCCCGCTGATCGTCACCTACGGCACCGCCGCCGCCCGCTCCCGTACCGCCTCGGCGCCGGAGGGCGCCCGCGACGTGCGCAGGCTGGACAGCATCCAGGGCGCTGCGCTGACCGTCGAACGCTCGGAGACCTTCTGGTCCTCGATCACCGGCGGCGGGGAGATGGCCGCCCGTTCCACCGGCAACCGGCTCGCGCTCGTCGGCGGCATTGCCAAGATCTGGCTGGACGGCAAGGTCGAGGCCGACCTCGCCGACAGCACCGCGCAGGTCGGCGCCCCCCAGGTCTGGGCGTCCGGGAACACCGGCAAGGGTGTCGACGTCGCCGTCCTGGACACCGGCATCGACACCAACCACCCCGACTTCGCCGGCCAGATCGCCGCCACCGAGTCCTTCGTTCCCGGTCAGACGGTGAAGGACGTCTACGGCCACGGCACGCACGTCGCCTCCACCCTCGCCGGCACCGGCGCGGCCTCGGGCGGCACGGAGAAGGGCGTCGCCCCGGGCGTGCGGCTGCACGTCGGCAAGGTCATCGGCGACGACAACGCCGGCCAGGAATCGTGGATCATCAGCGGCATGGAGTGGGCCGTCCACGACCAGCACGCCAAGATCGTCAACATGAGCCTCGGGGCCGACCCCACCGACGGCACCGACCCGATGAGTGTGGCGCTCAACGAGCTCAGCGAGGAGACCGGGGCGCTGTTCGTCGTCTCTGCCGGCAACGCTGGTCCCGGCCCGTACACGGTCGGCAGCCCCGGCAGCGCGGACGCCGCGCTGACCGTCGGTGCCGTCGACAGCACCGACGTCCTCGCCGGCTTCTCCAGCCAGGGGCCGCGGATCGGCGACCGTGCCCTCAAGCCCGACATCACCGCCCCCGGTGTCGGCGTCCTGGCCGCCCGCTCCCAGGACTCCGCCGGCGAGGGCTGGTACCGCCTCGGCGACGGCACCTCGATGGCAGCCCCGCACGTCGCGGGCGCTGCCGCGCTGTTGGCCGCTCAGCATCCCGACTTCACCGGAAAGCAGCTCAAGGAAGCCCTGGTCAGCACCGCGAAGGCGGTCGGTGGGCTCAACCCCTACCAGGGCGGCAACGGCCGACTGGACATCGCCGCGACCACGACCGCGTCCGTCGTCGCCACCACCAGCGCCGACTTCGGGTACCCCGAGTGGCCGACCGCCCCGCAGGGCACGGTCGAACGGGAGGTCCGTTACACGAACCTCAGCGACATCGCTGTCACCCTCGATCTCGCCGCGACCGTCGACGGTGGCCCGGAGAACCTCTTCACCCTGTCGTCCCGGCAGATCACCGTCCCGGCGCGCGGCGTCACCTCGGTGACCGTGGTCACGGACTTCGACCGCGTGCCAGCCGACAATCCCTTCGCGGGCTTCCTCACCGCCACCGACGCCTCCGGCGCGGTCCGCACCCGCACCGCGCTCGCCGTCGGCCGTGAAGGCGTGCGCCACCGCCTCACCTTCAAGGCCAGGGACCGCAGTGGCAAGCCGACCGGTGGAGATCTCCTCCTGCTCGGCCAGGACAACACTGTCCTGCAGCAGCAGATCGACGCCACCGGAACCCTGGAGCTGCGGCTGCCCCCGGGCACGTACGCGGCGTGGCTCAAGACCGAGGTCGAGGGCGCGAACGGGCCGAACTCACGCGGGCTCGGCGTGCTGCCCGTACCGGAGATCAGCCTCGACCAGGACCGCACCGTCAATTTCGACGCCACCAAGGCACGCCGGGTCACGGTGGACACGCCACAGGAGTCGACCCTGGACGGTGCCCGCATCGAAGTGTCCCGCGACTTCGGCGGCAACCTCTGGACCGACGGGTGGTTCCTGGACTCCGCGTACGACAGCGTCTGGGTGCTGCCCACCGACCGCAAGGTCACGAAGGGCAAGTTCTCCTTCAGCACCCAGTGGCGCACCGTGCAGCCCGCGCTGACGGTGACGGCCGGTGGCCGTGACTACGACGACCTGCGGGTGCAGCGGGCCGGGACGCCGTTGCCCCGGGGTGCTCAGCACCTCGACGCGGTGTTCGCCGGCGCCGGTGGCAACAGCGGGTACGCCTCGCTGAACGCCCGTGGCAAGGCCGTCGTGGTGCGCCGCAACGATGCCGTACCCCTGGACAAGCAGGCAGCGGCGGCGGCGTCCGCCGGCGCCCGTCTCCTGGTGGTGGTGAACGACGGCAGCGGGCGCCTCACGCCGTGGCCGGGTTCGGTGTGGGTGCCACAGGACCCGCCGCCGGTCACCGTGGCCACCCTCACCCGGGATGAAGGCGAGCAGTTGATCGCCCGGATCACGCACGAGAAGCGGGTCCGGCTCGACGTCACCTCCCACCCGACCACCGAATACGTCTACGACCTGATTCGCGACTACCCCGGTGCCATCCCAGCGGACCTTGCCCAGCGGTTCACCCCGCGCGACCTGGCCCGAGTCGACATGTCCCTGCGTAACTGGCGTCCCGGCCGGGCGCTGGAGACGCGCGCCGGCGTCACCGCGTCGGGTTCGTTGAGCGGCATCGACTACCACGAGGTCCCGGCGCGCGGCGAACGCACCGACTGGGTCACCGCCGGTACGCGGTGGACCACGAACGTCACGGTGCCGGACGAGCAGGCCCAGCAGACGGCACCCACCGCCTACCGAGCCGGCTCGGTCCAGGAGGAGCGGTGGTTCGGCCCGGTGCAACGGCCCCGGCTGCTGACGACCAGCACTGTCTTCCGGGGCGACGGTGACGCGATCTCCGCACTGATCCCCGGCTGGGGCGACTCCGGCACCGCGCACGAGGGCAGCACCTCCGGCAACCTGGCCGTCGACAACACCCTGCGGCTCTACCAGGGCAACAAGCTCGTCGGCGAGGCCAACCGTTCCCAGCCGATGATGAGCAGCCAGGTCCTCAGCCCGGAGCCGCTGCCGTACCGACTCGTGTCGGAGAACAAGCGTGACGGCTGGGCCGGGCCGTACTCCACCGCCACCAGGACGGAATGGGGCTTCACCTCGGGCAGGATCGAGCCTGGCGTCCTCTGGTGGGAACCGTCCCTGATCCAGCTCGACTACGCCGTCGACACCGATGTCGACGGAAAGGCGAAGCGTGACGCCGAACTCACGGTCACCGCGCTGCACCTGCCGACGGCGACCGAGGCGTCCGCCATCCGCACGGTGACGGTGGACGTGTCGTACGACGACGGCGTCAGCTGGCACGACGCCAAGCTCAAGCACAAGGGCGACGGCTGGCGTACCCGGATCGACGCCCCGCGTAAGGCGGATTTCGTCACCCTGCGCACCACCGCCCGGGACGCCCGGGGTAACAGCGTGGAGCAGCGCATCACCCGGGCCTTCGGCCTGCGGTGA
- a CDS encoding mannose-1-phosphate guanylyltransferase, with amino-acid sequence MLYAVIPAGGSGTRLWPLSRAGHPKFLHPLTGTNSSLLQATVERLAPLTTPDRTLVVTGAAHVAAVARQLTGLPEENILVEPSPRDSCAAIALAAAVIAVRDPDAVMGSFAADHLIRDPESWVRTVQEAVRGAEQGLLMTVGITPTRAETGYGYLETGEETEGTPWRPVAEFKEKPGAEVAEAYVRSGRHLWNASMFVWRVDVFLAELARQQPALHAGVAAIAAAWGTPEQDEILGAIWPTLPKISVDYAVMEGAATAGRVATVPGDFGWNDVGDFHTLGDVLPADDEGNVVLGTDAKSGVLLRDSSNLVVVPQSGRLVAVLGLRDLIVVDTPDAVLVCPRDRAQDVKALVDELKERGEEGYV; translated from the coding sequence ATGCTCTATGCGGTCATCCCGGCAGGTGGCAGCGGCACAAGGTTGTGGCCGTTGTCCCGCGCCGGCCACCCCAAGTTCCTCCACCCGCTGACCGGCACCAACTCCTCACTGCTCCAGGCGACCGTGGAGCGACTGGCTCCGCTGACCACACCGGATCGGACCCTTGTGGTCACCGGTGCCGCGCACGTCGCGGCGGTTGCTCGGCAGCTGACCGGTCTGCCAGAGGAGAACATCCTGGTCGAGCCCTCCCCTCGGGATTCGTGCGCGGCGATCGCCCTGGCCGCCGCGGTGATCGCGGTGCGCGACCCGGACGCGGTGATGGGCAGCTTCGCCGCCGACCACCTGATCCGTGACCCGGAGAGCTGGGTCCGCACGGTCCAGGAGGCGGTCCGCGGGGCCGAGCAGGGCCTGCTGATGACCGTCGGGATCACTCCGACCCGTGCGGAGACCGGCTACGGCTATCTGGAGACCGGCGAGGAGACCGAAGGTACGCCGTGGCGGCCGGTGGCCGAGTTCAAGGAGAAGCCGGGCGCTGAGGTCGCCGAGGCGTACGTCCGTTCGGGCCGGCACCTGTGGAACGCGAGCATGTTCGTGTGGCGGGTGGACGTCTTCCTCGCCGAGCTGGCCCGCCAGCAGCCGGCGTTGCACGCCGGTGTCGCCGCGATCGCCGCCGCCTGGGGTACTCCGGAGCAGGACGAGATCCTCGGCGCGATCTGGCCGACCCTGCCGAAGATCTCCGTCGACTACGCGGTGATGGAGGGCGCGGCCACCGCGGGTCGCGTCGCGACCGTGCCGGGCGACTTCGGCTGGAACGACGTCGGCGACTTCCACACCCTGGGCGATGTGCTGCCGGCCGACGACGAGGGCAACGTGGTGCTCGGCACCGACGCGAAGTCGGGTGTGCTGCTGCGGGACAGCAGCAACCTGGTGGTCGTGCCGCAGTCGGGGCGGTTGGTGGCCGTCCTCGGGTTGCGTGACCTGATCGTGGTGGACACCCCGGACGCGGTGCTGGTCTGCCCGCGCGACCGGGCCCAGGACGTCAAGGCCCTAGTCGACGAGCTCAAGGAGCGAGGCGAAGAGGGCTACGTCTGA
- a CDS encoding multidrug effflux MFS transporter: protein MSNRQRVQLVLVLGALIAIGPLTIDMYLPALPAITAGMQTTETAVQLTLTGTLIGLALGQLLIGPLSDVVGRRKPLLAGLAAHIVASVLCVFAPNIAVLGALRVLQGLGVAAATVVATAVVRDLFSGASFARIFSRLMLVMGLAPILAPTLGSGLLSWTDWRGIFAALAVLGALLIVVAAFRLTETLPVARRRHGGVGATLRDYRGLLNDRAFVGLVLVAGLAMAALFAYVSGSSFVLQEQYGLDEQQFGLAFGAGAVGLIAATQFNVRLLRRYTPQQILVSALVAGTAAGLLLVVFAATEFGGLGTLLACLWLVLAAAGLALPNAPALAMSRHSEAAGTAAALLGAVQFGVGALSAPLAGLFGTGSVPMAVVIAGGMAAALIVMILVVPRADLGTVDPDLAVALH from the coding sequence ATGAGCAACCGTCAGCGGGTACAACTCGTCCTCGTGCTGGGTGCGTTGATCGCGATCGGGCCGTTGACCATCGACATGTACCTGCCCGCGCTGCCCGCCATCACGGCAGGCATGCAGACCACCGAGACCGCGGTGCAGTTGACGCTGACCGGCACCCTGATCGGCCTCGCGCTGGGTCAGTTGCTGATCGGGCCGCTCTCTGACGTGGTCGGGCGGCGTAAGCCACTGCTGGCCGGTCTGGCCGCGCACATCGTGGCATCCGTGCTGTGCGTCTTCGCACCCAACATCGCCGTGCTCGGCGCGCTGCGCGTGCTGCAGGGGCTCGGCGTCGCCGCCGCCACCGTCGTCGCGACGGCCGTCGTCCGCGACCTGTTCAGCGGCGCCAGCTTCGCCCGGATCTTCTCCCGGCTGATGCTCGTCATGGGCCTGGCGCCGATTCTCGCGCCGACCCTGGGCAGCGGCCTGCTGAGCTGGACCGACTGGCGGGGCATCTTCGCGGCGCTGGCGGTGCTGGGTGCGCTGCTGATCGTCGTGGCCGCGTTCCGGCTCACGGAGACCCTGCCGGTGGCGCGTCGTCGGCACGGTGGGGTGGGCGCGACCCTGCGCGACTACCGGGGACTGCTCAACGACCGGGCGTTCGTCGGTCTGGTGCTGGTGGCCGGGCTGGCGATGGCGGCGCTGTTCGCGTACGTCTCGGGGTCGTCGTTCGTGCTTCAGGAGCAGTACGGCCTCGACGAGCAGCAGTTCGGCCTGGCCTTCGGGGCCGGTGCGGTGGGGCTGATCGCGGCCACCCAGTTCAACGTCCGGTTGCTGCGCCGCTACACCCCGCAGCAGATCCTGGTCAGCGCCCTCGTCGCGGGGACGGCAGCCGGGCTGCTGCTGGTCGTGTTCGCCGCGACCGAGTTCGGTGGCCTGGGCACCCTGCTCGCGTGCCTGTGGCTCGTCCTGGCCGCCGCAGGCCTGGCCCTGCCGAACGCTCCGGCGCTGGCCATGAGCCGGCACAGCGAGGCTGCGGGTACCGCTGCGGCGCTGCTCGGAGCCGTCCAGTTCGGCGTCGGTGCGCTGTCGGCGCCGCTGGCGGGGCTGTTCGGCACCGGGAGCGTACCGATGGCGGTCGTCATCGCGGGCGGCATGGCCGCCGCGCTGATCGTCATGATCCTCGTCGTGCCCCGCGCCGACCTCGGCACGGTCGACCCGGACCTGGCGGTCGCTCTGCACTAG
- a CDS encoding acetoacetate--CoA ligase, producing MGDMLWAPPADVRERSRIGDYLRWLREHRGLDFADYDALWRWSTTDLDAFWRSIWDHFEVVAHTPPTATLAERGMPGARWFPGATLNYAENVLRMPGRADDDPVVIAHSQTRPPVTLTAGELREQVRRVSAGLRRLGVTAGDRVAAYAPNIGETYVLLLATASLGAIFSSCAPEFGTRSVTDRWLQIEPTVLVAVDGYRYGDKPVDRRAEVAAIRAALPSLRHTVSIAYLDPSGATDHDPAAPGDALSWAELAAPTDEPLTFTPVPFDHPLYVLYSSGTTGLPKPIVHGHGGILLEHLKMLALHHDLGPADRFFWFTTTGWMMWNFLVSGPAVGATIVLFDGNPGVRAEPGRPAEPDLGGLWRLAAETGTTYFGTSAPYLLACRKAGLVPRDIADLSALRGVGSTGAPLPAEGFHWVYETVGDHLQLQSLSGGTDVCTGFVGGVPLLPVYAGEIACRALGAKVEARSADGTPVIGELGELVITEPMPSMPVGFWNDPDGTRYAEAYFDVYPGVWRHGDWITINSRGGCVITGRSDATLNRGGVRLGTAEFYSVVEGLDEVLDSVVVHLEDDEGGAGELLLFVVLAEGLELDDPMRAKICRELRTALSPRHVPDEIHQVRSVPRTLSAKKLEVPVKKILTGTPVDQAAAKGALANPESLTAFAALAQRRAPNRTPA from the coding sequence GTGGGTGACATGCTGTGGGCGCCGCCGGCGGACGTACGTGAGCGGTCCCGGATCGGCGACTACCTGCGCTGGCTGCGGGAGCACCGCGGGCTGGACTTCGCCGACTACGACGCGCTGTGGCGCTGGTCCACCACCGATCTGGACGCGTTCTGGCGCTCGATCTGGGACCACTTCGAGGTGGTCGCGCACACCCCGCCGACCGCCACCCTGGCCGAGCGCGGGATGCCCGGCGCCCGCTGGTTCCCCGGGGCCACGCTCAACTACGCCGAGAACGTGCTGCGGATGCCGGGGCGGGCAGACGACGACCCGGTGGTGATCGCGCACAGCCAGACCCGACCGCCGGTCACGCTGACCGCCGGGGAGCTGCGGGAGCAGGTCCGCCGCGTGTCGGCTGGGCTGCGCCGGCTCGGCGTCACCGCCGGTGACCGGGTGGCGGCGTACGCCCCGAACATCGGCGAGACGTACGTCCTGCTGCTGGCCACCGCCAGCCTGGGCGCGATCTTCTCGTCCTGCGCCCCCGAGTTCGGCACGCGCAGCGTCACCGACCGGTGGCTGCAGATCGAGCCGACCGTGCTGGTCGCCGTGGACGGCTACCGGTACGGCGACAAGCCGGTGGACCGGCGCGCCGAGGTGGCCGCGATCCGGGCCGCCCTGCCGTCGCTGCGGCACACCGTCAGCATCGCGTACCTGGACCCGTCGGGTGCCACCGACCACGATCCGGCCGCCCCGGGGGACGCGTTGAGCTGGGCCGAGTTGGCCGCGCCCACCGACGAGCCGTTGACGTTCACGCCGGTGCCGTTCGACCACCCGCTGTACGTGCTCTACTCCTCGGGCACCACCGGGCTGCCCAAGCCGATCGTGCACGGCCACGGCGGCATCCTGCTGGAGCATCTGAAGATGCTCGCCCTGCACCACGATCTTGGCCCGGCGGACCGGTTCTTCTGGTTCACCACCACCGGCTGGATGATGTGGAACTTCCTGGTGTCTGGCCCGGCGGTGGGCGCGACCATCGTGCTCTTCGACGGCAACCCGGGGGTCCGGGCGGAGCCCGGCCGGCCGGCTGAGCCCGATCTCGGTGGGCTGTGGCGGCTGGCGGCGGAGACCGGCACCACGTACTTCGGCACCTCGGCGCCGTACCTGCTGGCCTGCCGCAAGGCCGGCCTGGTCCCTCGGGACATCGCCGACCTGTCGGCGCTGCGCGGCGTCGGTTCCACCGGCGCGCCGCTGCCCGCCGAGGGCTTCCACTGGGTGTACGAGACCGTCGGCGACCACCTCCAGCTCCAGTCGCTCTCCGGTGGCACCGACGTGTGCACCGGCTTCGTCGGTGGGGTGCCGCTGCTGCCGGTGTACGCCGGCGAGATCGCCTGCCGGGCGTTGGGCGCCAAGGTGGAGGCCCGCTCCGCCGACGGCACGCCGGTCATCGGCGAGCTGGGTGAGTTGGTGATCACCGAGCCGATGCCGAGCATGCCGGTGGGCTTCTGGAACGACCCGGACGGCACCCGCTACGCCGAGGCGTACTTCGACGTCTACCCGGGCGTCTGGCGGCACGGTGACTGGATCACCATCAACTCCCGGGGCGGCTGCGTGATCACCGGACGCTCCGACGCCACCCTCAACCGTGGCGGCGTACGGCTGGGCACCGCCGAGTTCTACTCCGTGGTCGAGGGGTTGGACGAGGTGCTCGACTCGGTCGTCGTGCATCTGGAGGACGACGAGGGCGGTGCCGGCGAGCTGCTGCTCTTCGTGGTGCTGGCCGAAGGTCTGGAGCTGGACGACCCGATGCGCGCGAAGATCTGCCGCGAACTGCGCACCGCGCTCTCACCCCGGCACGTGCCCGATGAAATCCACCAGGTGCGCTCGGTGCCCCGCACCCTCTCGGCGAAGAAGCTGGAGGTGCCGGTCAAGAAGATCCTCACCGGCACCCCGGTCGACCAGGCCGCAGCCAAGGGCGCCCTGGCCAACCCCGAATCCCTGACGGCCTTCGCCGCCCTGGCCCAACGCAGAGCCCCCAACAGAACCCCCGCCTGA
- a CDS encoding NUDIX hydrolase has product MTGPTAHPTDPETYAPLHADATALLEDWQPTSPEAASARERTLTLLGAGPIALSRQHRPGHITASTLVLDATGTRVLLCLHAKFARWVQLGGHCEPVDQTLVDAALREATEESGIAGLRIDPVPIDIDVHEVLCQGGSRHYDVRFAVLAPPGAVEQVSDEAEELGWFPPDQLPEPLAGGTAQLVAPALAALRRSPLRLAP; this is encoded by the coding sequence ATCACCGGACCGACCGCCCACCCGACCGACCCCGAGACGTACGCGCCGCTGCACGCCGACGCGACCGCGCTGCTCGAAGACTGGCAGCCCACCAGCCCCGAGGCGGCCAGCGCGCGGGAACGGACCCTCACGCTGCTCGGCGCCGGGCCGATCGCGCTGAGCCGCCAGCACCGCCCCGGGCACATCACCGCGAGCACGCTGGTGCTGGACGCCACCGGAACGCGGGTGCTGCTCTGCCTCCACGCCAAGTTCGCTCGGTGGGTGCAGCTCGGCGGGCACTGCGAGCCGGTCGACCAGACCCTGGTCGACGCCGCGCTGCGCGAGGCCACCGAGGAATCCGGGATCGCCGGCCTGCGCATCGACCCGGTGCCGATCGACATCGACGTGCACGAGGTGCTCTGCCAGGGCGGCTCACGCCACTACGACGTCCGGTTCGCCGTGCTCGCCCCGCCCGGCGCGGTGGAGCAGGTCAGCGACGAGGCCGAGGAGCTGGGCTGGTTCCCACCGGACCAGCTGCCCGAGCCGCTGGCCGGCGGGACCGCACAACTGGTCGCACCGGCCCTCGCAGCCCTCAGACGTAGCCCTCTTCGCCTCGCTCCTTGA
- a CDS encoding TIGR03089 family protein → MADNIARVFADAIATNPNRPLLTWYDDASGDRTELSGATLANWVAKTANLLVDEVGLAPGTPAGVLLPPHWQTAAVLLGCWSAKLSVVDTAGDVDVLFAAADRLDEAQSWPADERYALGLSPMAAPLRQVPPGFADYVVEVRRHGDHFTPQPGPGPVDAHLLRRAEARATELGILPGARVLVDATRHPDPVDWLLAPLTQAATVVLCANLDPARLPTRLTTEQVTHSIP, encoded by the coding sequence ATGGCCGACAACATTGCCCGGGTGTTCGCCGACGCGATCGCGACCAACCCGAACCGACCGTTGCTCACCTGGTACGACGATGCCAGTGGCGACCGCACCGAACTCTCCGGCGCCACCTTGGCGAACTGGGTGGCGAAGACCGCCAACCTTCTCGTCGACGAGGTCGGCCTCGCCCCGGGCACCCCGGCCGGCGTGCTGCTGCCGCCGCACTGGCAGACCGCGGCGGTGCTGCTGGGGTGCTGGTCGGCCAAGCTGAGCGTCGTCGACACGGCGGGCGACGTGGATGTGCTCTTCGCCGCCGCCGACCGGCTCGACGAGGCGCAGTCCTGGCCGGCCGACGAGCGGTACGCCCTGGGGTTGTCCCCGATGGCCGCCCCGCTCCGGCAGGTGCCGCCCGGCTTCGCCGACTACGTGGTCGAGGTGCGCCGGCACGGCGACCACTTCACCCCGCAGCCCGGGCCGGGCCCCGTCGACGCGCACCTGCTGCGCCGCGCCGAGGCGCGCGCCACGGAGTTGGGCATCCTTCCCGGCGCCCGGGTCCTGGTCGACGCCACCCGCCACCCCGACCCGGTCGACTGGCTGCTGGCTCCCCTGACCCAGGCCGCCACCGTGGTCCTCTGCGCCAACCTGGACCCAGCTCGCCTGCCCACCCGCCTGACCACAGAGCAGGTAACCCACTCCATCCCCTAA